One genomic segment of Anticarsia gemmatalis isolate Benzon Research Colony breed Stoneville strain chromosome Z, ilAntGemm2 primary, whole genome shotgun sequence includes these proteins:
- the LOC142986350 gene encoding uncharacterized protein LOC142986350 isoform X3, which yields MFHLSSLINVGVFIILSFDSTLCSIDGSFVPRKPESKISKFIDDLCHPLYWYPRKVPDFCFYRKKIVDGPCLTEDSPPIPMPIPIPSPVPVPPMPVPGIPIPAPGIPMPGYQVPAGAVPYPLPFGIPLAPSYPMLPVASIGNIMPAVPLPAPLPPPVTPAPAPPIIPRFPAYIPPYGVHRRSMSMVPGLPGLVAPDGGINILPFSDAYADLLEKHKQKMIRLRLQKLLDEYDGFGQASIEDF from the exons ATGTTTCACTTGAGTTCGTTAATAAATGTTGGG GTTTTCATCATCCTATCATTCGACAGCACATTGTGCTCAATAGATGGATCATTCGTGCCTCGTAAACCAGAGTCGAAGATATCCAAGTTCATCGACGACCTGTGCCACCCACTTTACTGGTACCCAAGAAAGGTTCCCGATTTCTGCTTCTACCGAAAGAAGATTGTGGATGGGCCGTGCTTAACAGAAGATTCTCCACCGATACCTATGCCGATACCGATTCCTAGTCCGGTACCTGTACCACCGATGCCAGTTCCGGGTATACCGATACCAGCTCCTGGAATACCGATGCCAGGGTATCAAGTGCCAGCAGGAGCAGTGCCGTACCCTTTGCCTTTTGGGATTCCTCTCGCTCCTTCGTATCCCATGCTGCCGGTTGCCAGCATCGGGAACATAATGCCAGCAGTTCCTCTACCTGCACCACTTCCACCGCCCGTTACACCAGCACCTGCGCCTCCAATAATTCCTCGATTCCCAGCTTACATACCTCCTTATGGAGTCCATCGCAGATCTATGAGTATGGTACCAGGTCTACCTGGATTAGTGGCTCCGGACGGTGGTATAAATATCCTGCCGTTCTCAGATGCATATGCTGACCTTCTAGAAAAACATAAGCAAAAGATGATCAGACTACGGTTACAAAAACTGCTAGATGAGTATGATGGTTTTGGACAAGCATCCATTGAAGACTTTTAA
- the LOC142986350 gene encoding uncharacterized protein LOC142986350 isoform X2: protein MLKIYKCGIHVLIQVFIILSFDSTLCSIDGSFVPRKPESKISKFIDDLCHPLYWYPRKVPDFCFYRKKIVDGPCLTEDSPPIPMPIPIPSPVPVPPMPVPGIPIPAPGIPMPGYQVPAGAVPYPLPFGIPLAPSYPMLPVASIGNIMPAVPLPAPLPPPVTPAPAPPIIPRFPAYIPPYGVHRRSMSMVPGLPGLVAPDGGINILPFSDAYADLLEKHKQKMIRLRLQKLLDEYDGFGQASIEDF from the exons ATGTTGAAAATTTACAAATGTGGGATTCACGTTTTAATTCAG GTTTTCATCATCCTATCATTCGACAGCACATTGTGCTCAATAGATGGATCATTCGTGCCTCGTAAACCAGAGTCGAAGATATCCAAGTTCATCGACGACCTGTGCCACCCACTTTACTGGTACCCAAGAAAGGTTCCCGATTTCTGCTTCTACCGAAAGAAGATTGTGGATGGGCCGTGCTTAACAGAAGATTCTCCACCGATACCTATGCCGATACCGATTCCTAGTCCGGTACCTGTACCACCGATGCCAGTTCCGGGTATACCGATACCAGCTCCTGGAATACCGATGCCAGGGTATCAAGTGCCAGCAGGAGCAGTGCCGTACCCTTTGCCTTTTGGGATTCCTCTCGCTCCTTCGTATCCCATGCTGCCGGTTGCCAGCATCGGGAACATAATGCCAGCAGTTCCTCTACCTGCACCACTTCCACCGCCCGTTACACCAGCACCTGCGCCTCCAATAATTCCTCGATTCCCAGCTTACATACCTCCTTATGGAGTCCATCGCAGATCTATGAGTATGGTACCAGGTCTACCTGGATTAGTGGCTCCGGACGGTGGTATAAATATCCTGCCGTTCTCAGATGCATATGCTGACCTTCTAGAAAAACATAAGCAAAAGATGATCAGACTACGGTTACAAAAACTGCTAGATGAGTATGATGGTTTTGGACAAGCATCCATTGAAGACTTTTAA
- the LOC142986350 gene encoding uncharacterized protein LOC142986350 isoform X1, with product MLGNMLKIYKCGIHVLIQVFIILSFDSTLCSIDGSFVPRKPESKISKFIDDLCHPLYWYPRKVPDFCFYRKKIVDGPCLTEDSPPIPMPIPIPSPVPVPPMPVPGIPIPAPGIPMPGYQVPAGAVPYPLPFGIPLAPSYPMLPVASIGNIMPAVPLPAPLPPPVTPAPAPPIIPRFPAYIPPYGVHRRSMSMVPGLPGLVAPDGGINILPFSDAYADLLEKHKQKMIRLRLQKLLDEYDGFGQASIEDF from the exons ATGTTGGG gAATATGTTGAAAATTTACAAATGTGGGATTCACGTTTTAATTCAG GTTTTCATCATCCTATCATTCGACAGCACATTGTGCTCAATAGATGGATCATTCGTGCCTCGTAAACCAGAGTCGAAGATATCCAAGTTCATCGACGACCTGTGCCACCCACTTTACTGGTACCCAAGAAAGGTTCCCGATTTCTGCTTCTACCGAAAGAAGATTGTGGATGGGCCGTGCTTAACAGAAGATTCTCCACCGATACCTATGCCGATACCGATTCCTAGTCCGGTACCTGTACCACCGATGCCAGTTCCGGGTATACCGATACCAGCTCCTGGAATACCGATGCCAGGGTATCAAGTGCCAGCAGGAGCAGTGCCGTACCCTTTGCCTTTTGGGATTCCTCTCGCTCCTTCGTATCCCATGCTGCCGGTTGCCAGCATCGGGAACATAATGCCAGCAGTTCCTCTACCTGCACCACTTCCACCGCCCGTTACACCAGCACCTGCGCCTCCAATAATTCCTCGATTCCCAGCTTACATACCTCCTTATGGAGTCCATCGCAGATCTATGAGTATGGTACCAGGTCTACCTGGATTAGTGGCTCCGGACGGTGGTATAAATATCCTGCCGTTCTCAGATGCATATGCTGACCTTCTAGAAAAACATAAGCAAAAGATGATCAGACTACGGTTACAAAAACTGCTAGATGAGTATGATGGTTTTGGACAAGCATCCATTGAAGACTTTTAA
- the LOC142986376 gene encoding uncharacterized protein LOC142986376 isoform X2: MEVIFVIFSVLVCGFCATKGDEWPWTKREGTTNLFRRLESSLVKTAAECQCPPNKECVIEFKLNPAMMEFLNIQGLLTKDEVKEINEELTQNNIPVFDADSEKAAAIRSRRKANEDESSCCCPPRSVMMPTFITDRKFKVLSNRFPEIFNNTF, translated from the exons ATGGAAGTG ATTTTCGTGATATTCTCAGTGTTGGTATGTGGCTTTTGTGCTACGAAAGGTGACGAGTGGCCGTGGACCAAACGTGAAGGGACTACCAACCTTTTCAGAAGATTGGAGAGTTCCCTGGTTAAAACGGCTGCGGAGTGTCAATGCCCCCCAAataaag AATGTGTGATAGAATTCAAACTGAATCCTGCCATGATGGAATTTCTGAACATTCAAGGGTTGCTAACTAAAGATGAAGTTAAAGAAATTAACGAGGAATTGACACAAAACAATATACCGGTGTTTGATGCTGATAGTGAGAAGGCAGCAGCCATCAGAAGCAGACGCAAGGCAAACGAAGATGAAAGCAGTTGCTGTTGCCCACCAAGAAGCGTTATGATGCCAACCTTCATCACTGACAGAAAATTCAAAGTCTTGTCCAACAGATTCCccgaaatatttaataatactttttaa
- the LOC142986376 gene encoding uncharacterized protein LOC142986376 isoform X1 produces MLTVPHLKIFTVFSLFPLIIGRGSGNRIASVGIDQNVADGNQFIKRIFHGSERSERPGILMFTAPYKLCEGGCTGSDVEDLAMKFPLYIGKKGRTKYKEIYPRDHSIKHHNNTGAPFTKKLKNKPKAPCNLSVVVVTVTVHVTTPETTTTTKAALNCPVIPPGICWKQIKPKTSTSRTKSVNLKTGAYVPSEEIFRHVVFSIHKPKKHSHTSKPNLKSNSFKNKYGALHKNIQSDSSLSDYSYSDYLTYKKKKEQEISSSARSDGVVTATQTVLKDKESDLENYEDLSDSLLEDYDKQNITSDYYYEYSDYAL; encoded by the exons ATGCTTACTGTTCCGCATCTAAAAATATTCactgtttttagtttatttccACTGATAATTGGACGCGGTTCGGGAAATAGAATAGCATCTGTTGGTATCGATCAAAACGTCGCTGACGGGAACCAGTTTATCAAGAGGATCTTCCATGGAAGTG aaagatCAGAGCGACCTGGAATATTAATGTTCACGGCACCTTATAAATTGTGTGAAGGTGGATGTACGGGAAGTGACGTGGAAGACCTCGCTATGAAGTTTCCCCTATATATTGGGAAGAAGGGAAGGACTAAATACAAGGAGATTTACCCTCGTGATCATAGCATTAAGCATCATAACAACACGGGAGCGCCGTTtacaaagaaattaaagaataaaCCTAAGGCTCCTTGCAATTTAAGTGTTGTCGTAGTAACAGTTACAGTACATGTTACAACTCCTGAAACTACAACGACCACTAAAGCTGCATTAAATTGTCCAGTGATACCTCCTGGTATTTGTTGGAAACAAATAAAGCCTAAAACGAGTACATCGAGAACTAAAAGTGTTAATCTGAAGACAGGTGCCTATGTACCGTCAGAAGAAATATTCAGACACGTTGTTTTTAGCATACATAAACCAAAAAAACATTCGCATACTTCAAAACCCAATTtaaagtctaatagttttaaaaacaagtaTGGTGCgttgcataaaaatatacaatctGATTCATCGTTAAGCGATTACTCGTACTCTGATTATTTGACCTACAAGAAGAAAAAGGAGCAAGAAATTTCATCGTCTGCACGAAGTGATGGAGTTGTGACTGCAACGCAGACTGTTCTAAAGGACAAAGAGAGCGATCTGGAGAATTACGAAGATCTTTCAGACTCATTACTTGAGGACTatgataaacaaaacattacgaGTGATTATTACTATGAGTATAGTGATTATGCTTTATAA